A DNA window from Candidatus Hydrogenedentota bacterium contains the following coding sequences:
- a CDS encoding protein kinase yields MKHAGDFLLGIAGLQAGLIRADDFAAIVRAWDSGDGEATFGQVLAQSSREDAVEQLRIHASRLAQVAERDLPGASAELREVMKSLGLSPHEAITLQPPDGFLDAPGAGDEVAEEVPGRYQFSVEHAQGGMGKILIVFDSFLARRIALKELLPPTPVSSNASTLEVRGPGPGPLAQQRQARFLYEARITGQLEHPSIVPIYELGRRADGSLYYTMRLVKGKSLRQAIRAAGSLEGRLRLLSHFTSLCQAIAFAHSRGVIHRDIKPGNVMVGEYGETVVIDWGLARMRESSADLEGGGVVRPDIDLMKEAEADVVAVGTPAYMPPEQARGDVNAIDERSDVYSLGAVLYELLTGSAPYPDPTSASALNKLLAAPPTPISELVPEAPEELVAICGHAMARTPNDRYQSARELAIDIEHFLAGRLVGVYRYKPMELFSYFVRRFKAPLLVGGVGLLGLLATGTVAYLQVQSERNKAVQESIRAQEAERLAETARQNGEQEFYLAAISSGRRFISDGQFLRAMTQLEDCSERFRHWEWGHLVYLCNRDQRTFRAHSPETAWSVDITRDGRYAVTGGFDKTAKGWEMASGKALFTYESPNGAIIEVSCHPTLPVAVFAEEGGTLTLYAMEEKKVLSSWRVTEKGDVNCVQFSPDGRTFASSDEQGHIRMWDFETRAERWSIAPVEGGIETLDFSPDGTLLATSDRSKSISLWKAADGTPWKSLTGHASRVTSMDFSPDGKYLASGGRDRNIFIWDLDTGAAARQILSPKSTIWCVAYSPDGRFLASGNSDRDLDLWNTADWTLNRTYQGHLRQIYCLSFSPDGGALLSGDDEGIVKQWDIRNPNTVDEHWTLRGHTGMINHASYSPDGALLATAAGDWQTNDDTTARLWDSETGSPIGVLAGHTASVRHTEFHPDGKVLATSSHDGTVRIWDTATRELLRVLGPFDVRVNVSEFNPHTPSEILIGLYNGELVLANWTSGEIIARWKEHEGEVLGLSYHPKGEWFVSASADDTAHVMRAETRERVKILEHAEANIPSAVFSPDGQWLATGGHDWRVKLWATGTWEQVHELQGHTQGVYSVSFSDDGRRLLSTGTDGISILWDLATLREVLQIPGRIGAMRPGNADIVTATTTGDAFVFPAFPWKSEAYPGAPDLPLSVRAEATKREFWESRLSTRGKAAPGQRP; encoded by the coding sequence GTGAAACATGCAGGCGACTTTCTGCTGGGTATTGCCGGACTTCAGGCCGGCCTGATCCGCGCGGACGACTTTGCCGCGATCGTTCGGGCGTGGGATTCCGGTGACGGCGAAGCCACCTTCGGGCAGGTTCTTGCTCAATCCAGCCGGGAGGATGCGGTGGAGCAGCTCCGGATTCATGCCTCGCGACTCGCTCAAGTCGCGGAGCGGGATCTTCCCGGAGCTTCGGCGGAGTTGCGGGAAGTGATGAAGTCGCTGGGTCTCAGTCCCCACGAGGCCATCACGCTTCAGCCGCCGGACGGCTTTCTGGACGCGCCGGGCGCGGGCGACGAAGTTGCGGAGGAAGTGCCGGGGCGCTACCAGTTCTCCGTGGAACATGCCCAGGGCGGTATGGGAAAAATCCTGATCGTCTTTGACAGCTTCCTGGCCCGCCGCATCGCGCTGAAGGAACTGCTGCCGCCGACCCCCGTCTCCAGTAACGCCTCCACGCTTGAAGTGCGGGGACCGGGCCCCGGACCGCTGGCCCAGCAGCGGCAGGCGCGCTTTCTTTATGAGGCGCGCATCACGGGACAGTTGGAGCATCCGAGCATCGTGCCCATCTATGAGCTGGGTCGCCGGGCCGATGGCAGCCTGTACTACACGATGCGGCTGGTCAAAGGAAAAAGCCTTCGCCAGGCGATCCGCGCCGCGGGGTCTCTGGAGGGGCGTCTCCGACTCCTTTCCCATTTCACCAGCCTGTGCCAGGCCATCGCGTTTGCCCACAGCCGTGGCGTGATCCATCGGGATATCAAACCGGGGAACGTGATGGTGGGCGAATACGGCGAAACCGTGGTCATTGACTGGGGTCTGGCCAGAATGCGCGAGTCCAGCGCCGATCTGGAAGGCGGCGGGGTGGTGCGCCCGGACATCGACCTGATGAAGGAGGCGGAGGCGGATGTGGTGGCGGTGGGCACACCGGCCTACATGCCGCCGGAGCAGGCCCGGGGCGATGTCAACGCCATCGACGAGCGATCCGACGTGTACTCCCTTGGCGCGGTGCTCTATGAACTGCTGACGGGCAGCGCGCCCTACCCGGACCCGACTTCCGCATCGGCGCTGAATAAACTCCTGGCGGCCCCGCCAACCCCGATTTCGGAATTGGTGCCGGAAGCGCCGGAGGAGCTGGTGGCGATCTGCGGGCACGCCATGGCCCGAACCCCGAATGACCGCTATCAGTCGGCGCGCGAACTGGCCATTGACATTGAGCATTTCCTGGCGGGACGCCTGGTGGGGGTCTATCGCTACAAGCCGATGGAATTGTTTTCCTACTTCGTGCGCCGCTTCAAGGCGCCCCTGCTGGTGGGTGGCGTGGGCCTGCTCGGGCTGCTGGCCACCGGTACCGTGGCCTATCTGCAGGTCCAGTCGGAGCGGAACAAGGCCGTTCAGGAATCGATCCGCGCCCAGGAAGCCGAACGGCTTGCGGAGACCGCACGGCAGAATGGGGAGCAGGAGTTTTATCTGGCGGCCATCTCCAGCGGACGCCGCTTCATTTCGGATGGCCAGTTTCTCCGCGCCATGACCCAGTTGGAAGATTGCAGCGAGCGCTTTCGCCACTGGGAATGGGGTCATCTGGTCTATCTCTGCAACCGCGACCAGCGGACCTTTCGCGCGCACAGCCCCGAGACGGCATGGTCCGTCGACATCACAAGAGACGGGCGCTACGCGGTGACGGGAGGGTTTGACAAGACCGCGAAAGGTTGGGAGATGGCCTCGGGGAAGGCCTTGTTCACTTATGAGAGTCCGAACGGCGCAATCATTGAAGTTTCCTGCCACCCGACCCTTCCCGTGGCGGTTTTCGCGGAGGAAGGGGGAACCCTGACCCTGTACGCGATGGAAGAGAAGAAGGTCCTTTCGAGTTGGCGCGTCACGGAAAAAGGTGATGTGAATTGCGTTCAGTTCAGCCCCGACGGTCGGACCTTTGCTTCGAGCGACGAACAGGGCCACATCCGCATGTGGGACTTTGAGACCCGTGCGGAGCGCTGGTCCATCGCGCCGGTCGAGGGGGGCATCGAAACGCTGGACTTCAGTCCCGACGGCACCCTGCTGGCCACATCCGACAGGAGCAAATCGATCTCGCTTTGGAAGGCCGCCGATGGAACGCCGTGGAAATCGCTGACCGGCCACGCGAGCCGGGTAACCTCAATGGATTTCAGCCCGGACGGCAAGTACCTCGCGAGCGGCGGGCGAGACCGCAATATATTCATCTGGGACCTGGATACGGGCGCCGCGGCGCGGCAAATACTGTCCCCCAAATCGACGATTTGGTGTGTCGCCTACTCGCCCGATGGCCGCTTCCTGGCGAGTGGCAACTCCGATCGCGATCTGGACCTCTGGAACACGGCGGACTGGACCCTGAACCGCACCTATCAGGGCCACCTGCGGCAGATTTACTGCCTGAGTTTCAGTCCGGATGGCGGCGCGCTGCTGTCCGGCGACGACGAGGGCATCGTGAAGCAATGGGATATCCGCAATCCGAATACGGTGGACGAGCATTGGACGCTGAGGGGTCATACGGGGATGATCAATCACGCCTCCTACAGCCCCGACGGCGCCCTGCTGGCCACGGCCGCGGGTGACTGGCAGACCAACGATGACACCACCGCGCGCCTGTGGGACTCTGAAACCGGCAGCCCGATTGGGGTGCTGGCGGGTCACACGGCCTCGGTGCGCCATACGGAGTTTCACCCCGATGGGAAGGTGCTGGCCACGAGCAGCCATGACGGAACGGTGCGTATCTGGGATACGGCCACGCGGGAACTGTTGCGGGTCCTGGGTCCCTTTGACGTGCGGGTTAATGTCTCGGAATTCAATCCCCACACGCCATCGGAGATCCTGATCGGCCTTTACAACGGGGAACTGGTGCTGGCGAACTGGACCAGCGGCGAGATCATCGCGCGATGGAAGGAGCACGAGGGCGAAGTGCTGGGCCTTTCCTACCACCCGAAAGGCGAGTGGTTCGTTTCCGCCAGCGCGGACGATACCGCGCATGTGATGCGGGCCGAGACGCGGGAACGGGTAAAGATCCTCGAACATGCCGAGGCGAACATCCCCTCCGCGGTATTCTCTCCCGACGGCCAGTGGCTAGCCACGGGCGGTCACGACTGGCGGGTGAAATTGTGGGCTACGGGCACCTGGGAGCAGGTTCACGAACTGCAGGGCCACACCCAGGGCGTATACTCCGTCAGCTTCAGCGACGACGGGCGGCGCCTCCTCTCCACGGGCACGGACGGCATTTCGATCCTCTGGGACCTTGCCACCCTTCGGGAGGTGCTCCAGATCCCCGGCCGCATCGGTGCGATGCGCCCCGGGAACGCCGACATCGTGACCGCGACCACAACGGGCGACGCCTTTGTCTTTCCCGCCTTTCCGTGGAAGTCGGAAGCGTACCCCGGCGCGCCGGACCTGCCGCTGAGTGTGCGCGCGGAGGCCACGAAACGCGAATTCTGGGAATCGAGACTCTCCACCAGGGGTAAAGCCGCACCCGGACAACGTCCTTGA
- a CDS encoding N-acetyl-gamma-glutamyl-phosphate reductase: MIRAGIVGVTGYGGRELLRLLLPHPHVKVVAAVSSSAVGQRVDAVLPQFRSLTDLAFVAFEPEKLAAQCDVVFVGVPGAESTTIVKGLRAAGVRVIDIGPDFRLKDTKLFAEYYKTEHHAPELLDEAVYGYVPGWREPLRSANLVAVPGCYPISIITPLRPLLSAPIAPESIVINSVSGISGAGRTPSEALHFPEMNENFKAYKVAVHQHIPEIEQALNNTWKVQYTPHVAPMNRGIHTTIVLRPTANFNPADYYGDYASEPFIRVLGEGAAPEVKHVRGTNFIDFGWFHDRRTGNLLLLCVIDNLVGGTSGMAVQCMNLMFDLEETTGLLYGGLAP, translated from the coding sequence ATGATTCGTGCAGGTATAGTAGGCGTAACAGGATACGGCGGTCGGGAATTGCTCCGACTGCTGCTGCCCCATCCCCATGTGAAGGTGGTGGCCGCCGTCTCCTCCAGTGCCGTCGGGCAGCGGGTGGATGCCGTGCTGCCCCAGTTCCGTTCGTTGACCGATCTTGCTTTCGTGGCCTTCGAGCCCGAAAAGCTGGCCGCCCAGTGCGATGTGGTCTTCGTGGGCGTGCCTGGCGCGGAATCCACAACGATTGTAAAGGGCCTGCGCGCCGCCGGTGTCCGGGTGATCGATATTGGACCCGATTTCCGCCTGAAAGATACGAAACTTTTTGCCGAGTACTACAAGACCGAGCATCACGCCCCGGAATTGCTCGACGAAGCGGTCTATGGCTATGTTCCCGGCTGGCGCGAGCCCCTGCGGAGTGCAAATCTTGTCGCGGTGCCGGGGTGTTACCCCATCAGCATCATCACGCCCCTGCGGCCCCTGCTGAGCGCGCCGATTGCCCCGGAATCCATCGTGATCAATTCCGTTTCCGGCATTTCCGGCGCGGGTCGGACCCCCAGCGAGGCCCTGCACTTCCCGGAGATGAATGAGAACTTCAAGGCCTACAAAGTGGCCGTGCACCAGCACATCCCCGAGATCGAGCAGGCCCTGAACAACACCTGGAAGGTGCAGTACACACCCCATGTGGCCCCTATGAACCGGGGGATTCACACCACCATCGTGCTGCGGCCCACGGCGAACTTCAATCCCGCCGACTACTATGGTGATTACGCCAGCGAGCCCTTCATCCGCGTGCTGGGCGAGGGCGCGGCCCCCGAAGTGAAGCACGTGCGCGGAACCAACTTCATCGACTTCGGCTGGTTCCATGATCGCCGCACGGGCAATCTGCTGCTGCTCTGCGTCATCGACAATCTGGTGGGCGGTACCTCCGGCATGGCCGTGCAGTGCATGAACCTCATGTTTGACCTCGAAGAAACGACCGGCTTGCTCTATGGAGGCCTTGCGCCATGA
- the argJ gene encoding bifunctional glutamate N-acetyltransferase/amino-acid acetyltransferase ArgJ, translating into MRIIDGGVCAPQGFQASGFNGNIKGKGLDRKDCALVTSQVKASIAGTFTTNVLKAPPIQWTEGVCIRGEGRAIFVNSGNANACTGSIGVADAQKTAERIALALEVPVTEVAVLSTGVIGVPLPMDRILNGVDGCVNALSPAGNLDAAQAIMTTDTVAKEMAIEIPLSTGPIRLGAMAKGSGMIAPNMATMIAVLTTDARIAPENLRAALKHSVDRSFNCMCVDNDMSTSDAVVCLANGMAMGAALEPGTPDFEAFGEALDQICVAMAQAVVRDGEGATKFIEIRVNGAENDNDAKTAARSIAHSQLCKTAFFGEDANWGRIACAAGYSGVTFSPEDLSILLGDLPVVHEGLPTLFDETAAKTIMSQRDIVVSVSLGDGPGSAVFWTSDLSHAYVSINADYRT; encoded by the coding sequence ATGAGAATTATCGACGGCGGCGTCTGCGCGCCCCAGGGCTTTCAGGCCTCCGGCTTCAACGGCAACATCAAGGGGAAAGGTCTGGATCGGAAGGACTGCGCCCTGGTGACCAGCCAGGTCAAGGCCTCCATCGCGGGCACCTTTACCACCAACGTGCTCAAGGCCCCGCCCATCCAGTGGACCGAGGGCGTGTGCATCCGCGGCGAAGGCCGGGCCATTTTTGTTAACAGCGGCAATGCCAACGCCTGCACCGGGTCCATTGGCGTGGCCGATGCCCAGAAGACCGCCGAGCGTATCGCGCTGGCCCTGGAAGTGCCCGTGACGGAAGTTGCCGTACTGAGCACGGGTGTTATTGGCGTGCCACTGCCCATGGATCGCATCCTGAACGGCGTGGACGGCTGTGTGAACGCCCTTTCTCCCGCGGGGAACCTCGATGCGGCCCAGGCCATCATGACGACCGACACCGTCGCCAAGGAAATGGCTATCGAGATCCCCCTCAGCACCGGGCCCATTCGTTTGGGGGCCATGGCCAAGGGCTCCGGCATGATCGCGCCCAACATGGCCACCATGATCGCCGTGCTGACCACGGACGCCCGGATTGCGCCGGAGAACCTGCGCGCCGCCCTCAAGCACTCGGTGGACCGTTCCTTCAACTGCATGTGCGTCGACAACGACATGAGCACCTCCGACGCCGTGGTCTGCCTGGCCAACGGCATGGCCATGGGAGCGGCCCTGGAGCCCGGCACACCCGACTTCGAGGCCTTCGGTGAGGCCCTGGACCAGATTTGCGTCGCCATGGCCCAGGCCGTGGTGCGCGACGGCGAAGGGGCCACCAAATTCATCGAGATCCGGGTCAACGGCGCCGAGAACGACAACGACGCCAAGACCGCCGCGCGGAGCATCGCCCATTCTCAGTTGTGCAAGACCGCCTTCTTCGGCGAAGATGCCAACTGGGGCCGGATCGCCTGTGCGGCGGGTTATTCCGGTGTGACCTTTTCCCCCGAAGACCTGAGCATCCTGCTGGGCGATCTGCCCGTGGTGCACGAGGGCCTTCCAACCCTTTTCGACGAGACGGCGGCCAAGACCATTATGAGCCAGCGCGATATCGTGGTCTCGGTCAGTCTGGGCGACGGCCCCGGTTCGGCCGTGTTCTGGACCTCGGACCTCAGCCACGCCTACGTCTCCATCAATGCCGACTACCGAACCTGA
- the argB gene encoding acetylglutamate kinase: protein MQESIQKAAVLIEALPYIRDFEGKTVVIKYGGAAMTDPGLRRSTAEDIVLMKYVGMNPVIVHGGGPAINDTLKRLNIQSSFNAHGLRVTDDATIEVVEMVLAGKLNKDIVSLLNRAGGNAVGLSGKDGNLLFAQKKLMPDGSDIGHVGEIVQVNTRIVDTLTAAGLVPVIAPVATDAQGGTWNVNADTAAGEVAGALRAEKLVFLTDTPGLLRDVKDPDSLIHQLRVDEVGRLRGEGIIAGGMIPKVEACITALTAGVRKTHIIDGRVSHSLLLEIFTREGLGTLVSH, encoded by the coding sequence ATGCAAGAGTCCATACAGAAAGCCGCCGTTCTCATCGAGGCCCTGCCCTACATCCGCGATTTCGAAGGCAAGACCGTCGTCATCAAATACGGCGGCGCCGCCATGACCGATCCCGGGTTGCGCCGAAGCACCGCAGAAGACATCGTGCTCATGAAGTACGTGGGCATGAACCCCGTCATCGTCCACGGCGGCGGTCCGGCCATCAACGATACCCTCAAACGGCTCAATATTCAGTCGTCCTTCAACGCCCACGGCCTGCGTGTCACGGACGACGCCACGATTGAAGTCGTGGAGATGGTGCTGGCCGGCAAGCTCAACAAAGATATCGTCAGCCTGCTCAACCGCGCGGGCGGCAACGCCGTCGGCCTCTCCGGCAAAGACGGCAACCTCCTCTTCGCCCAGAAGAAGCTCATGCCGGATGGATCCGACATCGGCCACGTGGGCGAAATCGTCCAGGTGAACACCCGTATCGTGGACACCCTGACCGCCGCCGGGCTCGTTCCCGTCATTGCTCCCGTCGCCACGGATGCCCAGGGCGGCACGTGGAACGTGAACGCCGACACGGCCGCCGGTGAAGTTGCCGGCGCCCTCCGTGCCGAGAAGCTCGTCTTTCTCACCGACACCCCGGGGCTCCTGCGCGACGTGAAGGACCCGGATTCTCTGATCCACCAGTTGCGTGTGGATGAAGTGGGGCGGCTTCGCGGTGAAGGGATTATCGCCGGCGGCATGATTCCCAAGGTGGAAGCCTGCATCACCGCATTGACGGCGGGCGTGCGCAAGACGCATATTATCGACGGGCGCGTATCCCACAGCCTGCTGCTCGAAATCTTCACCCGCGAAGGGCTGGGCACGCTGGTGAGTCACTGA
- a CDS encoding MotA/TolQ/ExbB proton channel family protein has protein sequence MAEPSFIPYELISEGGIVMWPIFFCSFVALAIVIDRLLFLRRASINTREFMETMRQVLRQNRIQEAIQICDETDAPIARLMKAGVLKHNRSKDEMREAIQDAGNLEMPHLERRLSALATCANVAPLLGLLGTVTGMIKAFDQIQNKRGLVNPSDLAEGIGNALITTAAGLVVAIPALVVYNYLVTRVDNLVVEMEISSAEVVDLLARHRDEDGD, from the coding sequence TTGGCCGAACCATCGTTCATACCCTATGAGTTGATTTCCGAGGGCGGCATTGTCATGTGGCCCATCTTCTTCTGTTCCTTCGTGGCCCTGGCGATCGTCATCGACCGCCTGCTCTTTCTGCGCCGCGCCTCCATCAACACCCGCGAGTTCATGGAGACCATGCGCCAGGTCCTGCGGCAAAACCGCATCCAGGAAGCCATCCAGATTTGCGACGAGACCGACGCGCCCATCGCGCGCCTCATGAAGGCCGGCGTGCTCAAGCACAACCGGAGCAAGGACGAGATGCGCGAGGCCATTCAAGACGCCGGCAATCTGGAAATGCCCCACCTGGAGCGCCGTCTCTCCGCCCTGGCCACCTGCGCCAACGTCGCGCCCCTCCTCGGGCTGCTCGGCACGGTGACCGGCATGATCAAGGCCTTCGACCAGATTCAGAACAAACGCGGCCTGGTGAATCCCTCCGATCTGGCCGAGGGCATCGGCAACGCGCTCATCACCACGGCCGCCGGGCTGGTTGTCGCCATTCCGGCCCTGGTGGTCTACAATTACCTCGTCACACGGGTGGACAACCTCGTCGTGGAAATGGAAATCAGTTCGGCCGAGGTGGTCGATCTGCTGGCCCGCCACCGGGATGAAGACGGGGACTGA